From the genome of Geminocystis herdmanii PCC 6308, one region includes:
- a CDS encoding sulfurtransferase — MGQTQTIVSAQWLKENLDNPNVIIIDCRFRLSDPEWGYQQYTNSHITNSYYLHLNQDLASPVQLHGGRHPLPDTHVLGDKFAQMGIIHNETTIVAYDDSRFAFASRLWWLLQYLGHDRVFLLDGGWQEWSNLNYPVTSEIPKSVAYGSFVPQPRLDWVVDIDYVRQCQSSSDCVIVDARSLDRYLGKVEPIDPIAGSIPTAKNVFWQDMTTEQGKLKPREELTQIWQSYKNYQEIIVYCGSGVTACVDILALRSIGVNQCKLYVGAWSDWCSYPENFK; from the coding sequence ATGGGTCAAACTCAGACGATCGTCTCAGCACAATGGCTCAAAGAGAATCTCGATAATCCTAATGTCATAATTATTGATTGTCGTTTTCGTCTATCTGATCCCGAATGGGGTTATCAGCAATATACTAATAGCCATATTACTAATTCTTACTATTTACACTTAAATCAAGACCTTGCGAGTCCTGTTCAACTTCACGGAGGAAGACATCCTTTACCCGATACCCATGTTTTAGGGGATAAATTTGCCCAAATGGGCATTATTCACAATGAAACTACGATCGTGGCTTATGATGATTCTCGTTTTGCTTTTGCCTCCCGTTTATGGTGGTTACTACAATATCTCGGTCACGATCGAGTTTTTCTCCTTGATGGCGGTTGGCAGGAATGGAGTAATTTAAACTATCCTGTCACTTCTGAAATTCCTAAATCTGTCGCCTATGGTTCTTTTGTTCCTCAACCTCGATTAGATTGGGTTGTGGATATAGATTATGTGCGTCAATGTCAATCATCTTCGGATTGTGTGATTGTTGATGCTCGATCGCTCGATCGTTATCTAGGCAAAGTTGAACCCATTGATCCCATTGCTGGTAGTATCCCCACTGCTAAAAATGTTTTTTGGCAAGACATGACTACTGAGCAGGGTAAACTCAAGCCCAGAGAAGAATTAACTCAGATTTGGCAAAGCTATAAAAACTATCAGGAAATTATTGTTTATTGTGGCTCTGGAGTAACTGCTTGTGTCGATATACTTGCTTTAAGATCGATCGGTGTAAATCAGTGTAAGTTATATGTAGGTGCTTGGAGCGATTGGTGTTCCTACCCAGAAAATTTTAAATAA
- the clpP gene encoding ATP-dependent Clp endopeptidase proteolytic subunit ClpP, with amino-acid sequence MTAKKAMLESQMSSMEINNSYLSHLSSIRRENIINAVPMVVESSGTGEKVFDVYSRLLRERIIFLGTAIDDMLADSIVAQLLYLEAEDPHKDIYIYINSPGGSVYAGLAIYDTMQHIQPDVSTICYGIAASMGAFLLSGGAKGKRMGLPNSRIMIHQPLGGAQGQATEIDIQAKEILYIKQKLNQLLSDHTGQPFDRISEDTERDFYMSSTEAQEYGLIDQVIIRDGISLPLSRKSIDVSELFS; translated from the coding sequence ATGACTGCTAAAAAAGCTATGCTAGAATCGCAAATGTCTTCTATGGAAATCAATAATAGTTATCTATCTCACCTATCTTCTATTCGACGAGAAAATATTATTAATGCTGTGCCGATGGTAGTAGAGTCGTCAGGTACGGGAGAAAAAGTTTTTGATGTTTATTCTCGGTTACTCAGAGAAAGAATTATTTTTTTAGGTACAGCTATCGATGACATGTTAGCAGATTCGATCGTAGCTCAATTACTATACCTAGAAGCAGAAGACCCACACAAAGATATTTATATCTATATCAACTCTCCCGGTGGTTCGGTTTATGCAGGATTGGCTATTTATGACACCATGCAACACATTCAACCCGATGTATCCACTATTTGTTATGGTATTGCCGCTAGTATGGGGGCTTTTCTTTTGTCTGGGGGGGCAAAAGGTAAACGCATGGGACTGCCTAACTCCCGTATCATGATACACCAACCCCTAGGAGGAGCTCAAGGTCAAGCCACCGAAATTGACATTCAAGCTAAAGAAATCCTTTATATTAAACAAAAATTAAATCAGCTTCTTTCAGATCATACAGGACAACCCTTCGATCGAATCAGTGAAGATACAGAAAGAGATTTTTATATGTCTTCCACCGAAGCCCAAGAATATGGACTAATTGATCAAGTAATTATTCGAGATGGCATCAGTCTTCCCCTCAGTCGTAAATCGATCGATGTCAGCGAACTTTTCTCCTAA